In one window of Ruminococcus albus AD2013 DNA:
- a CDS encoding 6-phosphofructokinase → MKRRIGILTSGGDCPGLNATIRGVAKACYEKFGEDVEIIGIHDGYFGLINGLCKEMNQSDFSGILTTGGTIFGTKRTPFKMMQVIEEDKVDKVKAMKATYKKQKLDCLLTLGGNGTHKTANLLSSEGLNVIGLPKTIDNDIWGTSVTFGFHTAVDTATDVIDRLHSTANSHGRILVAEIMGNKAGWLTLYSGIAGGADMIVIPEIPYDIEKLAAACERRDSKGFSIMAVAEGAFDKEEAKMKKKERAKLRAEQGITTATARIAKQIEQMTGRETRVCIPGHMLRGGSPSAYDRVLATKFGVHAAELVAKEKYGYAVAMIKEVVSENKLEDVAGKTKFVPEDDQMVKYAKALGVSFGDK, encoded by the coding sequence ATGAAGAGAAGGATTGGTATACTCACAAGCGGCGGCGACTGCCCCGGACTTAACGCAACTATCAGAGGCGTTGCCAAGGCTTGTTATGAAAAGTTCGGCGAGGACGTTGAGATAATCGGTATACATGATGGTTATTTCGGTCTGATAAATGGTCTTTGCAAGGAGATGAACCAGTCGGATTTTTCGGGCATACTGACCACAGGCGGTACTATCTTCGGTACAAAGAGAACACCTTTCAAGATGATGCAGGTCATCGAAGAAGATAAGGTCGATAAGGTCAAGGCGATGAAAGCCACCTACAAAAAGCAGAAGCTGGATTGTCTGCTGACACTGGGCGGAAACGGCACTCACAAGACCGCCAATCTGCTGTCAAGCGAAGGACTTAACGTTATCGGTCTGCCAAAGACAATAGATAACGATATCTGGGGCACCAGCGTAACTTTCGGTTTCCACACCGCAGTTGATACCGCTACCGATGTCATCGACAGACTGCATTCTACAGCTAACTCTCACGGCCGTATACTTGTTGCTGAGATAATGGGCAATAAGGCGGGCTGGCTGACACTTTATTCGGGTATAGCAGGCGGTGCTGATATGATAGTTATCCCCGAGATACCCTACGATATTGAAAAGCTTGCCGCAGCCTGTGAACGCCGTGATTCCAAGGGATTTTCCATTATGGCAGTCGCAGAGGGCGCTTTCGATAAGGAAGAAGCCAAGATGAAGAAGAAGGAGAGAGCTAAGCTCCGTGCTGAGCAGGGCATAACCACTGCCACCGCACGTATAGCCAAGCAGATAGAGCAGATGACAGGCAGAGAGACCAGAGTGTGCATACCCGGTCATATGCTCCGCGGCGGAAGCCCATCGGCTTACGACAGAGTTCTCGCAACAAAGTTCGGCGTACACGCGGCTGAACTCGTAGCTAAGGAAAAGTACGGCTACGCAGTAGCTATGATAAAGGAAGTAGTATCCGAGAATAAGCTTGAAGACGTTGCAGGCAAAACAAAGTTCGTCCCCGAGGACGACCAGATGGTAAAATACGCCAAAGCACTGGGAGTATCATTTGGAGATAAGTAA
- a CDS encoding methyl-accepting chemotaxis protein, with product MKTISTKLMLIMFVVALIIISVLDAVSITAISKTTKDSVMSSAKPLSVQGVKNFDSSVQQYITDMSRSVKSSDFSSAAGEAEMVEVMKSGFPENVRDKITCAIMGSEGQTLFSTNSRLTDMIKREEVAESVSSNETFISDLCVVDSSNGKQQYFYILQSAFRDNKYIVAATVIDTSSLYDIFSASDIGHEGFVCLADNEGNILMHTDKSLALKRFNPIKEESNNEKYSSFAKAMKSVTSGVEDSGEFKLDGKDYVFGTCDSAYFDSTMIYALTPGDFIGGSSGMFRTIVICGIILLLLTVFSSMFFSRRLSKPIVSATARIRELAQGNLSAPVDVWYSKDELGVLTSSLEETIVCLRQYINLITVALNQISDGNLCHRMEGTFKGDFQQIKTTFNDILNSLSDTFASINTAAEQVNTGAVQVSNSAQSVSQGSTQQASAIEELSVTLKDVSKQVEQNANDAKNADTIVTRNAEAIGSCNDDMTNMLSAINEIRISSEQISKIIKVIDEIAFQTNILALNAAVEAAREGSKGFGVVADEVRRLASRSAEAAKQTASLIENSSAAVQKGSQIAEKTAESLGSIVEGSEEIQTLVKNISEASEAQTEAIAQINTGLGQISTVVSANTSASVGTASASEELSSQSLILKNMIARFKLSEETTPTDGVSKYDYAVPEENSSILKNRVMQLTGMDLDDDDQAFLDDLDDKY from the coding sequence ATGAAGACGATCAGTACAAAATTGATGCTGATAATGTTTGTTGTTGCATTGATAATCATATCCGTTCTCGATGCTGTTTCGATAACCGCTATCAGCAAGACCACCAAGGATTCCGTGATGAGTTCTGCAAAACCCCTTTCTGTACAGGGCGTTAAGAACTTTGACAGCTCAGTTCAGCAGTACATAACAGATATGTCCAGGTCTGTTAAATCATCAGATTTCAGCAGTGCTGCAGGTGAAGCTGAAATGGTCGAAGTGATGAAGAGCGGTTTCCCCGAAAATGTCAGGGACAAGATCACCTGTGCTATAATGGGCTCTGAGGGTCAGACTTTGTTTTCCACAAATTCGAGACTGACCGATATGATAAAGAGGGAAGAGGTCGCAGAGTCTGTGTCTTCAAACGAGACATTCATAAGTGATCTCTGTGTTGTTGACAGCAGCAACGGCAAGCAGCAGTACTTCTATATTCTCCAGTCTGCTTTCAGGGATAATAAATATATCGTTGCAGCTACTGTTATAGATACCTCTTCGCTGTATGATATTTTCTCAGCTTCGGATATCGGTCACGAAGGCTTTGTATGTCTTGCGGATAATGAAGGAAATATCCTGATGCATACCGATAAGTCGCTTGCTCTGAAGCGTTTCAACCCCATTAAGGAAGAGAGCAATAACGAGAAATACAGCTCTTTTGCCAAAGCTATGAAGTCCGTTACATCGGGCGTTGAAGACTCAGGCGAGTTCAAGCTCGACGGCAAGGACTATGTCTTCGGCACCTGTGATTCTGCTTACTTTGATTCGACAATGATCTACGCCCTGACCCCGGGTGATTTCATCGGCGGTTCTTCGGGTATGTTCAGGACTATCGTTATATGCGGCATTATTCTCCTGCTGCTGACGGTATTCTCTTCAATGTTCTTCTCCAGACGTCTTTCAAAACCGATAGTATCCGCCACCGCTCGTATACGCGAACTTGCACAGGGCAATCTTTCCGCCCCTGTTGACGTTTGGTACTCAAAGGACGAGCTGGGCGTGCTGACAAGCTCCCTTGAAGAAACGATAGTATGTCTGAGACAGTATATCAACCTGATAACCGTAGCCCTCAACCAGATATCCGACGGCAACCTCTGCCACCGCATGGAGGGTACTTTCAAGGGGGATTTCCAGCAGATAAAGACCACTTTCAATGATATCCTTAATTCCCTTTCTGATACCTTTGCATCTATAAATACTGCGGCAGAGCAGGTAAATACGGGTGCTGTTCAGGTATCAAACTCCGCACAGTCCGTATCACAGGGTTCGACCCAGCAGGCATCTGCGATAGAAGAGCTTTCAGTTACTCTGAAAGATGTTTCAAAGCAGGTCGAGCAGAACGCAAACGACGCTAAGAACGCAGATACCATCGTTACCAGAAATGCAGAAGCTATCGGCTCATGCAATGACGATATGACCAATATGCTCAGCGCTATCAACGAGATAAGGATTTCTTCCGAACAGATATCCAAGATAATCAAGGTCATCGACGAGATAGCTTTCCAGACAAATATACTCGCGCTTAATGCGGCGGTTGAGGCTGCCCGTGAGGGTTCAAAGGGCTTCGGTGTGGTAGCAGACGAAGTAAGACGTCTTGCATCACGTTCCGCAGAAGCCGCTAAGCAGACTGCTTCACTTATCGAAAATTCCTCTGCGGCGGTACAGAAGGGTTCGCAGATCGCTGAAAAGACCGCGGAATCCCTCGGCAGTATAGTTGAAGGCTCGGAAGAGATACAGACACTTGTAAAGAACATCTCCGAAGCATCGGAAGCCCAGACAGAGGCTATCGCCCAGATAAACACAGGTCTCGGACAGATATCCACCGTCGTTTCCGCAAATACCTCGGCTTCCGTTGGTACTGCATCAGCCAGTGAGGAGCTTTCAAGTCAGTCGCTGATACTCAAGAACATGATCGCCAGGTTCAAGCTGAGTGAAGAAACAACTCCAACCGACGGTGTTTCAAAATATGATTATGCTGTTCCCGAGGAAAATTCCTCGATACTCAAAAACAGAGTTATGCAGCTGACAGGTATGGATCTTGACGATGACGACCAGGCATTTTTAGACGATCTTGACGATAAATACTGA
- a CDS encoding polysaccharide deacetylase family protein has protein sequence MFKTIKLNKLLLAILLPAVIAIGAGMTSTFAAQEDKPEKPRKEGVPVPIIMYHSITLDDDCLSEYVVSLDQIESDIEYLKEKDFTPVFVNDLIRYVNYGGELPDKPIILTFDDGFYNNREYLYGLLKKEDFKATISVVGDYTINASESGEKQSALYSYLSWKDIAEMRESGRYEFCDHSCSMHSLGERRGVLKKEGESDDEYRHALISDIDGLQMLFETNCGFRPNVFTYPYGFYCDEAEDTVKALGFEATLGVEEKPNYIVKNDSECLYDLNRYNRSGLTDTISFMDNMLKDFENS, from the coding sequence ATGTTCAAAACGATAAAGCTGAATAAATTGCTTCTTGCTATACTTCTGCCTGCGGTGATTGCGATAGGAGCAGGAATGACCAGCACCTTTGCCGCACAGGAGGATAAGCCCGAAAAGCCGCGAAAAGAGGGAGTTCCCGTGCCTATAATAATGTATCACAGCATAACCCTTGATGATGACTGTCTGAGTGAGTATGTGGTGAGTCTTGACCAGATAGAAAGTGACATAGAGTATCTCAAGGAAAAAGACTTTACACCTGTTTTCGTCAACGATCTGATAAGGTATGTAAACTACGGTGGCGAGCTTCCTGACAAGCCAATTATCTTGACATTCGATGACGGCTTTTACAACAACCGCGAGTACCTTTACGGTCTGCTGAAAAAGGAGGATTTCAAGGCGACCATATCCGTGGTGGGTGATTACACGATAAACGCATCGGAGAGCGGTGAAAAGCAGTCGGCACTGTATTCCTATCTCAGCTGGAAGGACATAGCCGAAATGCGCGAAAGCGGCAGATACGAATTCTGCGACCACAGCTGTTCCATGCACTCTCTTGGTGAACGGCGTGGAGTACTCAAAAAAGAAGGCGAATCCGATGATGAATACCGCCATGCCCTTATTAGTGATATAGACGGTCTGCAAATGCTGTTTGAAACAAACTGCGGTTTCCGCCCGAATGTATTCACCTACCCCTACGGATTTTACTGCGATGAAGCCGAGGATACTGTAAAAGCACTGGGCTTTGAAGCAACTCTCGGTGTCGAGGAAAAACCGAATTACATAGTAAAGAACGACAGCGAATGTCTTTACGATCTGAATCGTTACAACCGTTCAGGTCTGACGGATACGATATCATTTATGGATAATATGCTGAAAGACTTTGAAAACAGTTGA
- a CDS encoding cadherin-like beta sandwich domain-containing protein, translating into MKISTFGTALAAAALFQLTAYADTTDTITVSGTPAVGETFTVNIRIESDSDIGYLNSSLEYDDSVIEFTGGDAWGGGGLITINSFPGEDSGVLDCALTFTAVGEGDSNITLTNGYVFSIDGTVLEQPDSNASVHVAAANEDVQDDESEIQDDSSAYENIPNDTTVSEAPEENVTEEPQYQQPVVQGYLIGLTCTAGELSPEFTYDNFEYTVNADSSCETADLNTTAAAFSDTVTISGGGELDYGENILTATVTAEDGTVNVYTVKVIRAEDDGAKKSDKKSSSKKESTEDKYKRLLNPALAIILVTLIVALFIVINWTMKLGKKKKK; encoded by the coding sequence ATGAAAATATCAACATTCGGTACAGCACTGGCTGCCGCAGCATTGTTTCAGCTGACAGCTTATGCCGATACCACCGATACAATAACCGTCAGCGGTACACCCGCAGTGGGCGAAACTTTCACCGTTAACATAAGGATAGAATCCGACAGCGATATAGGCTATCTCAATTCGTCACTGGAATACGATGACAGTGTTATAGAATTTACAGGCGGTGATGCATGGGGCGGCGGAGGACTTATCACAATAAACAGCTTCCCAGGTGAGGACAGCGGTGTTCTTGACTGTGCGCTGACTTTCACCGCTGTGGGTGAGGGCGACAGCAATATCACGCTTACCAACGGATACGTGTTCTCCATTGACGGCACTGTACTTGAACAGCCTGATTCAAATGCAAGCGTTCATGTTGCGGCGGCAAACGAAGATGTACAGGATGATGAATCTGAAATACAGGACGATTCGAGCGCATACGAAAACATACCAAATGATACCACCGTATCCGAAGCCCCCGAAGAGAATGTCACAGAAGAACCTCAGTATCAACAGCCCGTAGTACAGGGCTACCTCATCGGACTTACCTGCACCGCAGGTGAACTATCCCCCGAGTTTACATACGATAATTTTGAGTACACCGTCAACGCAGACAGTTCATGCGAAACAGCCGACCTCAACACAACAGCGGCAGCTTTTTCAGACACGGTCACCATATCGGGCGGCGGAGAACTTGACTACGGTGAGAATATCCTCACAGCCACAGTCACTGCCGAGGACGGTACAGTAAATGTATACACGGTAAAGGTCATTCGCGCAGAAGATGACGGAGCGAAAAAATCCGATAAAAAAAGCTCTTCAAAAAAAGAGTCCACCGAGGACAAATACAAAAGGCTTCTCAATCCCGCCCTTGCGATAATCCTTGTTACTTTGATAGTTGCGCTGTTCATAGTTATCAACTGGACGATGAAGCTTGGAAAGAAGAAAAAGAAGTAG